A single window of Synechococcus sp. CBW1004 DNA harbors:
- the rfbB gene encoding dTDP-glucose 4,6-dehydratase gives MTSAPLFDLPELLGDCRRVLVTGGAGFIGGAVVRRLLTGSSVTVFNLDKLGYAGDLTSIEAVLADLGAAAEGPEGPRHRLLQVDLSDGAATEAAVRQADPDLILHLAAESHVDRSIEGPGAFVSSNVVGTFHLLEAARRHWEGLSASRRPHFRLHHISTDEVFGSLRATGRFSETTPYDPRSPYSASKAGSDHLVNAWHHTYGLPVVLTNCSNNYGPWQFPEKLIPVVILRALAGEPIPLYGDGANVRDWLYVEDHVDALLLAATRGQAGRSYCVGGYGERANRELVERLCDLLDRLQPEGAPHARLITRVTDRLGHDRRYAIDPARIEAELGWRPRHDLESGLEATVRWYLAHRPWCERMQQRLQAGRGG, from the coding sequence ATGACCTCCGCCCCCCTGTTCGATCTCCCCGAGCTGCTGGGTGATTGCCGCCGCGTGCTCGTCACCGGCGGGGCTGGCTTCATCGGCGGGGCGGTGGTGCGCCGGCTGCTCACTGGCAGCAGCGTCACCGTGTTCAACCTCGACAAGCTCGGCTATGCGGGGGATCTCACGAGCATCGAGGCGGTGCTGGCGGATCTCGGTGCCGCCGCCGAGGGGCCCGAGGGGCCGCGGCACCGGCTGCTGCAGGTGGATCTGTCCGACGGGGCGGCCACCGAGGCGGCGGTGCGCCAGGCCGATCCCGATCTGATCCTGCATCTGGCTGCTGAAAGCCATGTGGACCGCTCGATCGAGGGGCCCGGCGCCTTCGTCAGCAGCAATGTGGTGGGCACCTTCCACCTGCTGGAGGCGGCCCGCCGCCACTGGGAGGGCCTGAGCGCCTCCCGCCGGCCGCACTTCCGGCTGCATCACATCAGCACCGACGAGGTGTTCGGCTCCCTGAGAGCCACGGGACGCTTCAGCGAGACCACCCCCTACGACCCGCGCAGCCCCTACTCGGCCAGCAAGGCCGGCAGCGACCATCTGGTGAATGCCTGGCACCACACCTACGGCCTGCCGGTGGTGCTCACCAACTGCAGCAACAACTACGGCCCCTGGCAGTTTCCCGAGAAGCTGATCCCGGTGGTGATCCTGCGCGCCCTGGCCGGCGAGCCGATCCCCCTCTACGGCGACGGCGCCAACGTGCGCGACTGGCTGTACGTGGAGGATCACGTCGATGCGCTGCTGCTGGCCGCCACCCGCGGGCAGGCGGGGCGCAGCTACTGCGTCGGCGGCTATGGCGAACGGGCCAACCGGGAGCTGGTGGAGCGCCTCTGTGACCTGCTCGATCGCCTCCAGCCGGAGGGAGCTCCCCACGCCCGCCTGATCACCCGTGTCACCGACCGCCTCGGCCACGACCGCCGCTATGCGATCGACCCGGCCCGGATCGAAGCGGAGCTGGGCTGGCGCCCCCGCCACGACCTGGAGAGCGGTCTGGAGGCCACGGTGCGCTGGTATCTGGCCCACCGCCCCTGGTGCGAACGCATGCAGCAGCGCCTGCAGGCCGGCCGCGGCGGCTAG
- the cysS gene encoding cysteine--tRNA ligase, producing the protein MTLRLTNTLTRSKQDFVPLDPPRVSIYCCGVTVYDLCHLGHARSYIVWDVLRRYLIWRGYAVTFVQNFTDIDDKILRRAAEEGSTMEAVSERNIDAYFQDMDALNILRADRMPRATRCLDGIRTLIGELEAKGAAYSADGDVFFAVMQQADYGKLSGRDIEEQREGASGRTGNEEEARKRHPFDFALWKGAKPGEPSYPSPWGPGRPGWHIECSAMVRQELGDTIDIHLGGADLIFPHHENEIAQSEAASGQQLARTWLHNGMVNVGGEKMSKSLGNFTTIRALLESGVSPMTLRLFVLQAHYRKPLDFTAEALEAAATGWKGLDAALVLVDAETGTGVDDAQDAVSSARVASEAAALPPELAAARDRFIAAMDDDLNTAAALAVLFELARPLRALANRVERGDQAAAEEARGGELQARGALLAELAAVLGLRAERPGQAAAGPGDAEIEALITRRLQAKAARDFATADAIRAQLKVQGIELIDRPGGVTDWLRS; encoded by the coding sequence TTGACCCTTCGGCTCACCAATACCCTCACCCGTAGCAAGCAGGATTTCGTGCCGCTCGACCCGCCTCGGGTAAGCATCTACTGCTGCGGCGTCACCGTCTACGACCTCTGCCACCTCGGCCATGCCCGCAGCTACATCGTCTGGGATGTGCTGCGCCGCTATCTGATCTGGCGTGGCTATGCGGTGACCTTCGTGCAGAACTTCACCGACATCGACGACAAGATCCTGCGCCGTGCCGCCGAGGAGGGCAGCACGATGGAGGCGGTGAGTGAGCGCAACATCGACGCCTACTTCCAGGACATGGATGCGCTCAACATCCTGCGCGCCGATCGCATGCCCCGGGCGACGCGCTGCCTCGATGGCATCCGCACCCTGATCGGTGAGCTGGAGGCGAAGGGGGCCGCCTATTCCGCCGATGGCGATGTGTTCTTCGCCGTGATGCAGCAGGCGGATTACGGCAAGCTCTCCGGCCGGGACATCGAGGAGCAGCGCGAGGGCGCCAGCGGCCGCACCGGCAATGAGGAGGAGGCCCGCAAACGCCATCCCTTCGACTTCGCCCTCTGGAAGGGCGCCAAACCCGGCGAACCGAGCTACCCGTCCCCCTGGGGGCCGGGCCGGCCGGGCTGGCACATCGAATGCTCGGCGATGGTGCGCCAGGAGCTGGGCGACACGATCGACATCCATCTGGGGGGCGCCGATCTGATCTTTCCGCACCACGAGAACGAGATCGCCCAGTCGGAGGCGGCCAGCGGCCAGCAGCTGGCCCGCACCTGGCTGCATAACGGCATGGTCAATGTCGGTGGCGAGAAGATGAGCAAATCGCTCGGCAACTTCACCACCATCCGCGCCCTGCTCGAGAGCGGTGTCAGCCCGATGACGCTGCGCCTGTTCGTGCTGCAGGCCCACTACCGCAAACCGCTCGACTTCACCGCCGAGGCCCTGGAGGCCGCCGCCACCGGCTGGAAGGGCCTCGATGCCGCCCTGGTGCTGGTCGACGCGGAGACGGGAACCGGCGTTGACGACGCTCAGGACGCCGTCTCCTCGGCCAGGGTCGCCTCAGAGGCCGCGGCGCTGCCCCCCGAGCTGGCCGCCGCCCGCGACCGCTTCATCGCGGCGATGGACGACGACCTCAACACCGCAGCGGCGCTGGCAGTGCTGTTTGAGCTGGCCCGGCCGCTGCGGGCCCTCGCCAATCGGGTCGAACGTGGGGACCAGGCCGCCGCTGAGGAGGCCCGCGGGGGCGAACTGCAGGCCCGTGGCGCCCTCCTGGCCGAGCTGGCCGCCGTGCTTGGCCTGCGGGCGGAGCGTCCGGGGCAGGCCGCCGCCGGCCCGGGCGATGCCGAGATCGAGGCGTTGATCACCCGGCGCCTGCAGGCCAAGGCCGCCCGCGACTTCGCCACGGCCGATGCGATCCGGGCCCAGCTGAAGGTCCAGGGGATTGAGCTGATCGACCGGCCCGGCGGCGTCACCGACTGGCTGAGGAGCTGA